The Megalobrama amblycephala isolate DHTTF-2021 linkage group LG13, ASM1881202v1, whole genome shotgun sequence genome contains a region encoding:
- the LOC125244056 gene encoding protein S100-A2-like, whose product MKYRHFTSPALVSTQAGHETSPMDPQYTDLELAINTLVVNFHSASSTNANTLTAQEFQSMLSKELPTMVKTAGDQEGLNKLLTDMSVEEAKGVTFKDFWNLVDSLANAQFGLLSKEKQVKCVKCSLM is encoded by the exons ATGAAATACCGTCACTTCACTTCACCTGCTCTAGTTTCCACACAAGCGGGACATGAAACGAGCCCAATGGATCCACAG TACACAGATCTAGAATTGGCCATCAACACCCTGGTGGTAAACTTCCACTCGGCATCATCAACTAATGCCAACACGCTCACAGCCCAGGAGTTTCAGAGCATGCTCTCCAAAGAGCTGCCCACCATGGTGAAG ACAGCAGGGGACCAGGAAGGACTCAACAAACTCCTGACAGACATGAGCGTGGAAGAAGCGAAGGGTGTCACGTTCAAGGATTTTTGGAACTTGGTTGATTCTCTGGCCAATGCTCAGTTTGGACTCCTGAGCAAAGAGAAGCAGGTGAAATGTGTGAAATGTAGTCTGATGTGA